The following coding sequences are from one Saprospiraceae bacterium window:
- a CDS encoding metallophosphoesterase family protein, translated as MPKIGVLSDTHGYLDPQVFSFFKDCDEIWHAGDIGSLELIDSLIAFKSLRIVHGNIDDHIIQRETNRDLLFNCGGHLVFMTHIAGPFGSYNAHTRKYVMENNPRILICGHSHLLKIAYDQKYQLLYINPGACGFKGVHQVRTLVRFQINNKDISGMEIYEFANRFPNMANREDEHIDTKKKSRR; from the coding sequence ATGCCTAAAATTGGTGTACTTTCAGATACACACGGGTACCTGGATCCTCAGGTTTTTAGTTTCTTCAAAGATTGTGATGAAATATGGCACGCGGGAGATATAGGATCTTTAGAATTAATTGATTCACTAATAGCATTCAAATCTTTGAGAATTGTTCACGGGAACATTGATGATCATATCATTCAACGTGAAACCAACAGAGATCTCCTTTTTAATTGTGGAGGGCATCTGGTATTCATGACGCATATTGCAGGTCCATTTGGCTCATACAATGCACATACTAGAAAATACGTCATGGAAAATAATCCACGCATACTGATATGTGGCCATTCGCATTTATTGAAAATAGCATATGATCAAAAATATCAATTACTGTATATCAATCCAGGAGCTTGCGGATTTAAAGGTGTGCACCAAGTTCGAACTTTAGTTCGTTTTCAAATCAATAATAAAGATATTTCAGGAATGGAAATCTATGAGTTTGCCAATCGATTTCCAAATATGGCAAATCGCGAAGATGAA